The nucleotide window CAGTCTGTTGCGCAACATTCCTCTCGAAAGCATCACCTCGAAAGATGTGTTTGATGCGGCTGTGAAAGGCGATGCAATTGCGCTCGAAATTTTTGAATATACGGGCAAACTGCTGGGTGAAGCTTTTGCTGACTTTGTTGCTTTCAGCGCACCTGAAGCCATCGTAATCTTCGGCGGCTTGGCAAAATCGGGCGATCTGATTATGAAGCCCGTACGCGACAACATGGAGCAAAACCTGTTGCCCATCTGGAAAGGCAAAGTCAAATTACTGTTCTCTGCCCTCAATGAAGCCGATGCAGCCGTTCTTGGTGCAAGTGCTTTAGCCTGGGAACTGAAATAAGATTTCACTATTTTGTCTGATAAAACAGCCTGCGGGATCTCCCGTGGGCTGTTATCATAAACACAAGATTATAAATTTCACACCAATGAAAAAAGACAACCGACTTTCCTGGGGGATCACCCTTATCTTCTTCGGCATCCTTTTCCTGCTGGATCACCTGCATTTCATTCCTGACAGTGCTGCTCAGTACATTTTTGAATTCCGGAATTACCCTATTTATGCCGGCATCATCTTCCTGCTGACCAATAAAAACCTGACCATTGGGATTGTTTTGCTGGTTATCGGGCTTTTCCTTCGCCTTTCCGATATCATTCAGATGACCCGTAATTTCTCCGAATACGTTTGGCCTTTGCTTTTGATTGTTGCCGGGGCAGTTCTACTGTTTGGTTCAAAAAAAGGGAAACGCTAATCTATCGTTTATGAAAGTGGTTTGTATTGGAGCCGGGAATGTGGCTACTCACTTATCCCAAGCGCTTTATAAAGCAGGATTCGTCATAACCCAGATCGTTAGTCGCACAGAAGAAAATGCCAAAGCACTGGCTCTGTCTGTCGATGCCGACTGGACAACCAATCCTGACAATATTGAAGACGCTGATATCTATATCTATTCTGTCAGCGACTCCGCATTGGGTGAGATGATACACCGGAATCCCAGAAAGAACGGGTTGCATGTACACACAGCCGGAAGCATGTCGCTGTCTCTGTTTGAAGGATATAAAGAACGGGGTGGAGTTTTGTATCCGTTGCAAACTTTTTCAAAAGGGAAAGCAGTTAATTTCAAGGATATTCCTCTTTTTATAGAGGCATCCAATGCTGACGACCTGAATGTTCTCAGAGAACTGGCGTCTGGTATCAGCAATAAAGTATACGAAGCGAGCTCAGCACAGCGGCAACAGCTACATCTGGCGGCCGTATTTGCCTGCAACTTCACCAACCATCTGTTTGCCATCGCCGAATCCATTTTGCACGAAGCAGATATTCCATTTGAAGTGCTTCGCCCCCTGATTCAGGAAACCATTGACAAAACAGCAACGCTTTCACCTCGCGAAGGTCAGACCGGACCTGCCGTCAGGAAAGATTTCAACGTAATGAACAAACACCTTGACAAGTTAACAGATCATCCGGAATGGCAAGAGATATATCGATTACTGTCTCAGGATATTATTAATAACCACCGAGGTTAAAACTATGGCATCAATAAAAAATGCGGAACCATAATTGATTCCGCATTTTTTATTGATGTTTATTTATTCACCTCGAATTCAAGTATTTCTCCCAACTTTTGCTCTTCCAGATAATGTATTAATGGTCTGGATACGTTAATTGATTTACTTCGGGCAAACATCTTAATATTCACATTGTTTACCTCATCTTTCACATTAAAGAAAAGAGAGGTTCGTCCGGTTACAGACTGTTCAAAAGCCAAAGCCTTCAGGTCACTGATCAATTCGTCGGTCAGCTGATTCAGATCTATCCCGATGTTCAGCGATTTAATCAGCGTTCCCTTCACGTTGTGCAGCTCTTCAATTTTAGATATTTTGAATTCCCACACGATCGGTTCGTCCGGACTACGCTCCTTCTTGAATTTCCAGTCCGAGCCGCGTTCTTTTACGTTTCCGCGAAGACAAACGAACAAGTCCTTGATCATATATTTGTTATACTCTATGTAATCGTTGCCGAAAAGCATAAATTCATACGATCCGGAGTAATCCTCAATCATGAGCGAACCGAAAGGCCGTCCGGTTTTGGTCGTCCCCTGCCGGAACCCTGTAACAATTCCACCGGCAACCACTTCCCTACCCTTCAACTCTTCAATATCTTTGAAGTCAATCATGTGGGTATTACATCCATATTTCAGCTCCAACTCAAACTCATCCAGCGGGTGAGCCGAAAGGTAAATACCGACATAATCCCGCTCCTTATTGAGACGTTCAAGTGTAGACCATTCTTCTGCAGGAGGCATTACCGGTTTGGCAATTTCTACCTCCTCAAATCCTCCGAAAAGAGAATTGGTGATGGTTGCTTTATCGTTTTGCACTTTGTTGCCATAGCGCATCAACGAATCAAGTGCCGGTTCGTCTTTGCCATTCGAGGCAAAGTATTGTTCGCGTTTCACATCGCTAAAAGTATCAAAAGCACCTGCAAGAATAAGACTTTCAACTGTTTTTCGGTTACAGGCGTTGAGATTCACGCGTTCCATAAAATCGAACACGCTCTGGTACGGACCATTTTTCTCCCGTTCACTTACAATAGCTTCAACGGCCCCTTCGCCCACACCTTTAATACCACCTAAACCAAAACGAATTTCACCCTTACTGTTGGAGACAAATGTCAGGCGGCTTTCGTTCACATCAGGTCCAAGAACCGGAATTCCCATCGCCTTACACTCATCCATAAACTTGGAGATTTCAGTGATGTCGTCCTTATTTCGGGTTAAGTTGGCAGCCATAAATTCTGCCGGATAGTTCGCCTTGAGGTATGCCGTCTGGTAAGCAATCCAGGAATAGCAGGTAGCATGCGATTTGTTGAAAGCATAAGACGCGAACTTTTCCCAATCGCCCCATATTTTCAGTACCACCTCTTCCGCATAACCGTTTTTCTTACAGCCTTCAACAAATTTCACCTTCAGGTGAGCCATTTTGTCTTTCAGCTTCTTTCCCATGGCCTTACGCAATGTATCACTCTCGCCTCGTGTAAAGTCGGCCAACAAACGCGAGAGTAACATCACCTGTTCCTGATAGACTGTAATCCCATAAGTGTCTTTCAGGTACCGTTCCATAATAGGAATATCGTACACAATAGGTTTTCGGCCGTGCTTACGATCGATAAAATCAGGGATGTACTCCATTGGCCCCGGACGATAAAGGGCATTCATCGCGATCAAGTCCTCAAACTGAGTAGGACGCAGCTCGCGAAGGTATTTCTGCATACCGGCCGATTCAAACTGGAATGTTCCGGTAGTGCGACCGATACTGTAAAGTTCGTACGTCTTCTTATCGTCAATAGGAATTTTGTCAATATCAAGATCTATGCCCCGTGACTGTTTGATATTCTTCAACGCTTCCTTAATGATAGAAAGAGTCTTCAATCCAAGAAAGTCCATCTTTATAAGACCCACATTCTCAATAACAGAACCTTCGTACTGCGTTACCAGAACATCCTCGTCGCTTCCTTTTTCCTTGGCGGTACTAAGAGGCACAAACTTTGTCAGGTCGTCGGAACCAATAATAACACCACAAGCGTGAACACCCGTCTGGCGGATGGTTCCTTCAAGCATTTCGGCATATTTCAGGGTATCGGACAGCGTCCTGTCGTTCGAGTTGAGAGCCGCTTTCAGTTCCGGAACATATTTCAGGCAGGTCTTCATGTTCACCTTCACCGGCTTATCGTCCACATCCGGCAAACGATCAGGTATCAGCTTGGTAAGTTGAATTGCCTCCTGAAGCGGAAGATTCTGCACCCGGGCAACGTCTTTGATACTCGACTTGGTGGCCATTGTACCATAGGTAATAATGTGTGCCACCTTCTCTTTACCGTATTTCTCCGTTACCCAACGCAATACTTCACCACGCCCGTCATCATCGAAGTCAATATCGATATCAGGCATTGATATACGGTCGGGGTTAAGGAAACGCTCAAACAGAAGGTCGTATTTAATAGGGTCGATATCGGTAATTTTGAGGCAGTAGGCAACTGCAGAACCAGCCGCAGAACCACGACCGGGACCAACAGAAACACCCATATTTCTGGCAGCCTGGATGAAATCCTGCACAATAAGGAAGTAGCCGGGAAAACCCATTGTCTTCATCACGTCCAGCTCAAATTCGATGCGTTCGAGGGCTTCCGCAGGTAGCGGATCCCCATAACGTTCCTTTGCCCCAATAAAAGTCAGTTCCCTCAAATAATCGGATTCAAACTTGATACGGACAACTTTGTCGTATCCACCCAGCTTATCAAACCGGTCACCGAACTCTGTCCGCAGGTCTTCCTCTGAGAAACGTTCTCTGTATGTCTGGTCAGATCCAAAACTCTCCGGAATCGGGAACATCGGCATCAACGCGTCCGAGTCGATACTGTATCGTTCTACCTTATCAGCAATTTCGAGAGTATTAGCAAGAGCCTGAGGCACATCCGCAAAAAGCGCCGCCATTTCCTCTGGCGTTTTCAACCACTCTTGCTTGGTGTAACGCATTCGGTTCGGATCGCTAAAATCCTTACCCGTACTCAAACAGATCAAGCGATCATGGCCTTCCGCATGTTCCTGATTTACAAAGTGAACATCATTGGCCGCAATCACTTTCGTATTGGTCTTTTCTGCCAGTTCGAGCAACTTCGCGTTCACGATCTGCTGCTTTTCGTACACGTTGAAATCAGCCTGAGGCACTTCTGCTTTATGACGTTGTAATTCAAGGTAGAAATCTTCGCCAAAACGCTCCTTAAACCACATGATCGCCTGCTCTGCACCTTCTATATCGCCGGACAAGATTTTACTCGGAATCTCGCCCCCCAGACAAGCTGTTGTAACGATCAAACCTTCTTTGTATTTATCCAAAATATCTTTGTCAATACGCGGACGGTAATAATACCCGTCAATCCAAGCAGCAGAAATCAGCTTACAGAGATTTTGATAGCCCTTTTTATTTTTGGCCAACAGGATAAGGTGATGCCCGCTACCATCTTCTTTTATCGATTTATCGAAACGGGTACGACGTGCGACATACGTTTCACACCCAAGAATCGGTTTGAAAAGGTGAGATTCAGCTTCCTTGAGCTTCGTCTGCAACCCGGCAATTTCAGATTCAGAGCCTCCTCCTGCTTTGAGTTCTCCAATCTGCGCCTTCAGTTGCTTTATTTCATCTTTAACCTTACCATTCTTTTTATTCGCGTAGTCGCAGAGTTCCTTAATACCGAACATAGAGCCATGGTCTGTCAGGGCAAGAGCGTTCATGCCGGTAGCCACCGCTTTATCAATCAGGTCATTCACTTTCGACATTCCGTCAAGAATGGAATAATGCGAGTGAACATGCAAATGCACGAATTTGTTCATATATATGATAATAAACTATTTACAATTAGAAAAATGGGGAATGTGTTTTTGGAATTTCCCGGTTCAAAGTTACAAAAAAGGAAGGTTGTCTTTCGCTGCTGTTGAATAAAATTCGACCAACATCAGTGCTAAAACAATAATAAGCCATAAACAACCGGCTACAGAAGTTATCTGCGGAAGATGATTTTCACCAGGCGGTACCACACTCTCTGAATTTGAACAAAAATCCATCTTTCAGATCTGTGCAGACGTTCGAATTTATAATGTGGCTGATGGAGAGTACTGAAACGTTCGTCGGTATTATCGGGTTTCTCATATTGTTCAGGATAAACCACCAAAACATTGTGCGCAGTATCCGACAAAACAGAATTTTCCACCAGCTTATCGAAAGTTTCGTCATACGAGATGGCATTAGGACGAGCAGCAAAAAAGACGCACATATCGGTATCTGTTATATTTCCCGACAGCGGATGCAGTTCATCCACGGAATGATACAGAAAAAACTCAAGAGAAACGCCATGATGCATTTGTTTGTGATGCATCACAATAGCACGTGTTTCAGGTGTTGAATAAACCATAATTTCCACATGCAGCTTTCTTGCAATATTGCTCACATGGGCAAAACACCGCCCGAACCCTACCTCCAGTTCGGCTTTTCCCGGCAAGAACACAATCAATCGGGATGTCTGTTTCAGATGGAAGACCGGCTTGTAAATAAACAGTGAACAGCTTACTCCTTTCAACAACATTTCCGTCATCAATCCGAAAAGCGTATCGCGTGATTTGAGTTTCTGGTGCAAACCAATCACCACATCTGTAATTGCATATTCTTTAGCTGAATAGAGAATGCCACTTGCCACATTCACATCATAGCGGGAAATTCGTTCCACCCACTGATCGGCAACCGACGCCACCTTAGCAGCCTGCAACAACAAGCGATCTCCTTGTTCTTTATGAGCCTCGTCGTTGTCGTTCACTACCCGGAGAGCATACAAATCTTCTTTCGACCTCGGGTTTTTAATGGCGATGGAAAATTCGACGAGGTGATCCAGCGTATGAGGATTAGCAACAGTAAACATTATGCGTTCACGTCTTTTCTCTTCCGGCACCGAATCATCCGCAATACGTCCGGCCGACAACATTTGCCTTGCAGCATTCTCTGTCACAAGCATGCTTATAGTGCCCGACACCAAAATCATAATGACCGCGCCTGTCATCACGCTGTCCGGAAGCAAATGTGATCCGTCGGGCAAAGTAATTGCATAGCCAATCATGACGGTAACCAGCGTGATACCCGCCTGACCGTTACTCAGCCCGAAAATCATCTGTCGCTCGTATCTGTTCATCGAGAATGTTTTCTGCGTCAGAAAGGCAACAATCCATTTGGAGCAAACGGGAACCAAAACCATGACCAAAGCCACCAGAATTGCATCAAAACCGGAACCCAGCACCCGAAAATTGATTATCATACCCAAGGAGATAAGGAAAAAGGGAACAAACAGAGCGCTTCCCACAAATTCCAGCCGATTCATAAGTGGCGATATCTTTGGAATTAAGCGATTAAGCGATATACCTACCATGAAAGCTCCCAAAACACTTTCCAGGCCTGCTACCTGCGCAAAGAAAGCTCCAAAAAAGACCAGTGCCAACACAAAAATATATTGCAACACACTATCTTCAAATCGTTTAAAAAACGAATGCGCTATTTTGGGATAAAGCCACAAGACGATAACAGCGAACAAAATCATCTTGGCACTTTCCAGCAACCATGAAGTATTGGATCTCAGCAACGAAAACTGATCGGATACGAGAGTAAGAATAACCAGCGACGCGGTAACCGTGATAATGCTACTGACTGTAGCAATTTTAACCGGACGGCGGGCACCCAGACAAAAACGGCTCACCACGGGATAAGCCACCAGGGTATGAGTCGCATACATGCTGGCCAGCAACACAGAAGTTGCAAAACTAAAATGAAGAAGATACATGCCGGACAAAAGCCCCAGCGTCATTGCCACAACAAACGAATAAAAACCAAACACGCCGCCTTTAATCCTGTTCTTGCGCAAATCGTTGATTTCAATCGAGACGCCCGACATGAACACAACATAAAGCAATCCAACATTACCAAAAAGATGGAAGCTGTCATCATTCGAAAGTACGTTAAAACCGAACGGGCCAAGAGCTATTCCTGCCAGTACCAAGCCCACCAGTGGAGGAACCCTCAACCTGTTGAGCAACAATGGAGAGAACAGAATAACCAGCAAAACGACCGCAAAAATCAAGGTCGGACTTGCCAGTGGCAATATGAAAGGAGAAGCGGGATGCATCAATGGTATAAGAGTAATTCTGTACAAGAAGCTGTATTAACAGGCTCTTGTGGCAAATATACGAAAAGTTTGAAACAATCGGAGGAAGAATCGGGAATTGCTGATACCTGATTTTGAACGAATATTTTCCTTAACTTTGCACTCCGAAATTACAGAACCACATTGCCTGCTAATAATCTAACAGGCAAGCAAAAACAGAGCACATGCCTGCACAACCATACATTTATGAGCTTAAAATGAAGGTGCGCGACTACGAATGCGACCTTCAGGGTATTGTAAACAATGCCAATTATCAACACTATTTCGAGCACACACGTCACGAATTTTTGCTGACCAAAGGTGTTAGTTTCTCCGAATTGCACGAACAGGGAATAGACGCTGTGGTAGTTCGTCTGGAAATGGCGTTCAAATCGTCCTTACGGCCAACCGAAGAGTTTGTCTCCAAACTCTACCTAAAAAAAGAAGGGTTGCGTTACGTTTTTTATCAGGCCATTTATCGCCTTGCCGACAACAGACTGTGCATTACGGCCAAAGTGGATAATGCTGTATTAATCAACGGAAGGCTTGGACATTGCGAAGCTCTTGATAAAATAGTAGAAGAGTGCGAAAAGAGCATTCCGCAATAAACCGATTCGGGTATTAAAACGGACTGCCAAAAAAGTGCGCTTTATATTTGAGGTAGGGTTCTATGTGACGGCGACGTTTTTCTTCGAAAATATCAGCAACCGTAATCATGATCCCTGTATCAAAAATATTGGCGAACTCCTGATTGATACCGGTACCGAACGTTTTCATTGTAGGTGACAGCCCGATATAAGCATTGATAAGCGCCGGAATATTAACCCCAAGCGTGCGGACTTCGAGATTGAGTTTGCGGTAGTTATCCTTAAACGTCTTTTCGTTAAAGAAGGCATCGTAGTGTTTCATCTTTTCTTCTGATGGACGAAAATCCTGCTCCTTTAACGTTACCAGCGATTCATCATCATTGAAATAACGATACATGAAATAAAGGATCATATCACGTGCTTCCGCGTTGAAATCGGGATAAATAGTCACTTTACCGATAAGATAGTCAGTATGCTCATCGGTAGCCAATGCTCCCAGACCATCCCAAAGATTGTCGAGAGCAAAAAGACTTTTAGCTCCTTTATGCGAAGATTGATAAGCCGGAGGCACAAAAGCGCGTCCAAGATCAATAGTTCTGGGAAGATATTCGTTAATGAATTTCGGAGAAAAATGAAACATGTGAGAAGTAACCGCCACCGGCTGGCCTTCGGAGTCAAATTTCATGTCGCGTCCGTGAAGGAAACGGTAGCCACCCATGATTTCTCTTTCCTCCTCGTTCCATACAATCAGTTGCTTATATGGCTCGTCCATCGTATCAAACTCGTCCACGTCGATTTCCAGACCGGTACCACCTCCGGAAGCCCGAAACGAGAGTTCGCGCAGTCGGCCTATCTCCCTCATCACGTTGGGTGAATCGTGAGCCGTAATGACATAAATATGATTATTTGCCTTATTCGTGGGACGTAAGAGTTTGTCTGCCGTCAGCTCGCTTAAAAGTAAATTTGTATCTACGGGAGGTATAATATCAATCATAAGTTTAATAAAAAAACCGGACAAAAGTAAACATAATTATCGAACAATCAGACAGAGAGAACAGATTAATTTTTTGTTACAGATAAAAACAAAAAACAACAGCAACGGTCCGACCGCCCGAAAAAGCCTTCAAATCTCTATAAAACAAGCCACTACAAAACACACACTGACTTTCAGTCAATTATAAGATTTTCCCTGCGAATAAAATTTTAAGAAATCGGATAAAAGCTGTTGAAAACATGTTGGAAAATATTCAATGTGTTTTAAAGTGGGGAATTGTGGGGCAGTGAAAAATTGTATATCTTTACATCATCTTATGCAGTTTTGAAACAACATGTCAGTTTTTATTGGAAATAGTGACGCAAAGGCCGATGCAAAGGGCAGAATTTTCATTCCAGCCCATTATCGCAAGGCGCTTCAGGAGGGCGAAAGCAGCCGTCTCGTGATGCGAAAAGATCCTTACAGCAATAGCCTCATGCTTTATCCGGAAACGATATGGAATCAAAAACTCACTACCCTGAAAAACGGACTTGACGAATGGAATCCGACCCATCAGATTGTTCTCATGCAATATGTCTCTGAAGCCGAATGGCTGGACATGGACTCACAAGGCCGGGTACTCATTCCAAAGAAATATCTCCAGCTGATTGGAGCCGAATCTGAAGTTCAGTTTGTCGGAATGCTCGACACGTTTTCGCTGTGGGCAAAAGGCAATTTCGAAAAAGCCAAGCTGCCGGCCGACGAATTCACCAGTCTTTTGCAGCAAATCATGTCTAAGCCCAAAAACACGCAAGAACAATAAAATCAATCTCCTTTACTATGAGTGAATATCACGTACCTGCCCTTTTAAACGAAACCATCGACGGATTAAACATCCGCCCGGACGGGGTGTATGTTGACGTCACCTTCGGAGGTGGAGGACATTCAAAAGAAATTCTCAGCCATCTGGGCAAAAATGGCAAACTGTTGGGCTTTGATCAGGATGAAGCCGCCTATAACAACCGGCTGGACGACGAACGCTTTATCTTTGTCCGCAGCAATTTTCGCTACATCAGCAACTTCCTCAAATATCACGGCATCGAAAAGGTAGACGGTGTTTTAGCCGATCTGGGTGTGTCGTCGCATCACTTCGACAGTGCCGATCGTGGTTTTTCGTTCCGTTTTGACGGCAATCTCGATATGCGGATGAACAAAAAATCCACGCTCAGTGCCGAACAAATAATCAATTCGTATCCGGAAGAAAAGTTGGCCAATCTCTTCTATAATTACGGAGAACTGAACAACTCCCGAAAACTTGCCTCGGCAATTGTCAAAGCACGATCTCAAAATAAAATCACCACGATCAACGAATTGCTGGAAATTCTGCAACCTTTCTTCCGATTTGAACGGGAAAAGAAAGATCTGGCAAAAGCATTCCAGGCCATCCGCATTGAGGTGAATAACGAGATGGGTACCCTGAAAGAATTGCTGACCCAGATTCCGGACTTACTGAATCCCGGAGGCAGATTGGCCGTTATCACCTATCATTCGCTAGAAGACCGCCTGGTAAAAAATTTCATCCGGAGTGGAAACATGGAGGGAAAAATTGAGAAAGATTTCTACGGCAATGTACAAACGCCCCTCAAAGCGATTAACAACAAACCTATTATCCCTACCGACGAAGAAGTAACAACAAACCCGAGAGCACGAAGCGCGAAGTTACGCGTAGCAGAAAAGGTTAGTGAACGAAAATAGCACGAACATGGACTCGACAGAACAAACCACACAACCGAAAGAAACGGCAAAAACCAAACAATGGAGCTTCCGTCAATGGATGAGCGGAGACATTCTGACCACTGATTTTTTCAGAGGGCAGATTTTTCTCTTTCTTTTGCTTTGTGTTATAGCTATATTTTATATTGACAACCGTTTTGCCTGCGAACAACAAATCGTGAAGATCAACCGGCTAAAAGAGCAGCTCACCAATGCCAAATACGAATCGTTAACCACCTCGTCTATTCTGATGCAAATCAGCAGACAATCGCAGGTTAGCGTCGAAGTGACCAACAAAGGCATTGACCTTCAACCATCTTCAGAACCCGCCATAAAAATAGATGACAATGAACAATGACCGCCGCGACATATTGCTCCGATTTGGTATTGTGTATGTAATAATACTGGCAGTAGCCGCCGCAATTGTTTTCAAAATAATTGACATACAGTACCTTGAACGACCAATATGGATGAAGTTAGCCTCAAGGCTGACGCAGGCCGACAGAGAGGCTCCGGCTAACCGCGGCAATATCTTTGCCGCCGACGGAGAACTTTTGGCAAGTACACTGCCAAAATATTACCTCTACATGGACATGCGGTCTGACGCGTTGCACGACACTATAAAGAATCACAAGAAGCCGCTTTTCTACGAAAAAGTCGACTCTTTGGCAATGTCTCTGTCCAGAAAACTGGGAGACAAATCAAAAGACGAGTATAAAAGAAGCCTCATCAGCGCTTTCAAACGGGTTGACAAACGCTTTTTGCTCTACCCTTATCTGGTGTCATTCTCCGACATGCAGCAAATCAGGAAATTTCCGTTGTTCAATTTAGGAAAAATAAAAAGCGGTCTGTGTGAAGAAGTCTATGCACGACGTGTGCGTCCTTTTGGCGATTTGGGATCAAGAACCATCGGAGATATTTACGGAGACGGAGCCCGTGGCGGCAAAAACGGTATAGAGCTTGCATTCGATTCGTTACTCAAAGGCAAACCGGGCGTTTTCTCACGCCAGCGCATCGCCGGAAGGTGGGAAAACGTGGTGGCCGTTCCACCGGAAAACGGAGCCGACATCTTTACCACTCTTGATGTATCCATTCAGGATATTACCGAAAGTTCGCTTCTGAAAGAGATGACAGCACTGCAAGCCAATGAAGGCTGTGCCGTGGTAATGGAAGTAGGCACCGGTGAGATTAAAGCCGTGGCAAATCTCGGTCGTCTGCCGGACGGAAGCTATGCAGAACGCAGAAATGAAGCCTTTGCCGATCAGGGAGAACCGGGATCAACATTTAAAGTTGCCTCTATCATGGCAGCCCTCGATGACGGATTAATTTCGGAAAATGATACTGTCGATACCGGAAACGGCCTTTATTCATTCTTTGGACAGGTGATGAAAGACCACAACGCAGACCGTGGCGGGTATCACAAAATATCTGTTGCTCAGGCTATCTGGTATTCTTCCAACGTGGGCGTTTCCAAAGCAATTTACAATGCCTATAAAAACAATCCGGGAGCATTTGTCGACAAGCTGTACAGCATGAAGTTGAACCAGCGCATGCATTTTGACATTCCCGGAGCGGGAAGGCCACACATCAAGCACCCGAACGACAAGAATTCAATTTGGTCGAACACCTCTCTTCCATGGATGTCAATCGGATATGAAGTCGGGATGCCTCCCATTTACACGCTGGCATTCTACAATGCTATTGCCAACGGAGGCAAGATGATCCGTCCTTATTTAGTAAGATCAGTGCAACGGGATGGCAAAGTTATCAAATCGTT belongs to Paludibacter jiangxiensis and includes:
- a CDS encoding penicillin-binding protein yields the protein MNNDRRDILLRFGIVYVIILAVAAAIVFKIIDIQYLERPIWMKLASRLTQADREAPANRGNIFAADGELLASTLPKYYLYMDMRSDALHDTIKNHKKPLFYEKVDSLAMSLSRKLGDKSKDEYKRSLISAFKRVDKRFLLYPYLVSFSDMQQIRKFPLFNLGKIKSGLCEEVYARRVRPFGDLGSRTIGDIYGDGARGGKNGIELAFDSLLKGKPGVFSRQRIAGRWENVVAVPPENGADIFTTLDVSIQDITESSLLKEMTALQANEGCAVVMEVGTGEIKAVANLGRLPDGSYAERRNEAFADQGEPGSTFKVASIMAALDDGLISENDTVDTGNGLYSFFGQVMKDHNADRGGYHKISVAQAIWYSSNVGVSKAIYNAYKNNPGAFVDKLYSMKLNQRMHFDIPGAGRPHIKHPNDKNSIWSNTSLPWMSIGYEVGMPPIYTLAFYNAIANGGKMIRPYLVRSVQRDGKVIKSFTTETINEAICKPTTLTKIKAMLEGVVTSGTGKSVASPFVKIAGKSGTAQISKGSAGYKSNGVTHQVSFCGYFPADNPRYTVICVIRQPQIGIASGGHMAGAVVKDIAELVYAKKITVTPKEIAKTNNTPKIPAVKGGNYNEVQTVLSRLAINFMGDKGNYKWIQTLSDASSVQIRPMDNRRNSVPNVVGLGAKDAVYLLENIGLRTQLVGRGKVVAQSLAAGAYPQKGQTVILSLQ
- a CDS encoding division/cell wall cluster transcriptional repressor MraZ; the protein is MSVFIGNSDAKADAKGRIFIPAHYRKALQEGESSRLVMRKDPYSNSLMLYPETIWNQKLTTLKNGLDEWNPTHQIVLMQYVSEAEWLDMDSQGRVLIPKKYLQLIGAESEVQFVGMLDTFSLWAKGNFEKAKLPADEFTSLLQQIMSKPKNTQEQ
- a CDS encoding FtsL-like putative cell division protein encodes the protein MDSTEQTTQPKETAKTKQWSFRQWMSGDILTTDFFRGQIFLFLLLCVIAIFYIDNRFACEQQIVKINRLKEQLTNAKYESLTTSSILMQISRQSQVSVEVTNKGIDLQPSSEPAIKIDDNEQ
- the rsmH gene encoding 16S rRNA (cytosine(1402)-N(4))-methyltransferase RsmH, which produces MSEYHVPALLNETIDGLNIRPDGVYVDVTFGGGGHSKEILSHLGKNGKLLGFDQDEAAYNNRLDDERFIFVRSNFRYISNFLKYHGIEKVDGVLADLGVSSHHFDSADRGFSFRFDGNLDMRMNKKSTLSAEQIINSYPEEKLANLFYNYGELNNSRKLASAIVKARSQNKITTINELLEILQPFFRFEREKKDLAKAFQAIRIEVNNEMGTLKELLTQIPDLLNPGGRLAVITYHSLEDRLVKNFIRSGNMEGKIEKDFYGNVQTPLKAINNKPIIPTDEEVTTNPRARSAKLRVAEKVSERK